In Bacillota bacterium, the genomic stretch GAAAGGAGCGCATGACCGTGGGTATGACGATCACCGAGAAGATCCTGGCCGTGCATGCTGAGCGGGACTCAGTGAAGCCGGGTGAACTTGTGTCAGTGAAGGTGGACATGGTACTCGGGAATGACATCACTGCCCCTGTTGCGATAGACCAGTTTCGAAAGACAGGAGCGAAGGAGGTATTCGATCCGGACAGGATCGCTCTCGTCCCCGACCATTTTGCGCCGAACAGGGATATTGCGTCCGCGGAACAGTGCGCAAGGCAAAGGGATTTCGCCCGGGAGCAGAACATCCGCCACTACTTCGAAGTGGGCAGGATGGGGATAGAACACTGCCTCCTGCCGGAGAAAGGCCTTGTGGGGCCGGGCGAAGTGATAATCGGTGCGGACTCCCATACGTGCACCTACGGAGCACTCGGTGCCTTCGCAACCGGTGTCGGAAGCACCGATATGGCGGCTGCCATGGCTCTCGGAGAGACCTGGCTACGCGTCCCTGAGACCATGAAGTTCGTGTACAAGGGCACGCTGGGGAAATGGGTGATGGGGAAGGATCTCATTCTCAACACTATCGGCGAGATAGGAGTCGATGGAGCACTCTACCGTGCCATGGAGTTTACCGGGGAGGCCATCCGGAGCCTCTCGATGGATAGCAGATTCACAATGGCCAACATGGCGGTGGAGGCTGGTGCCAAGAACGGGATCATAGAGCCGGACGAAACGACCATGGATTACGTGAGGCAGCGGTCAGACAGTGACTACGGGCTTTTCAAGAGTGACCCGGATGCAGAGTACACCGCAGTTTTCGAGTTCGACGTGACCGGAATGGAGCCTCAGGTGGCCTTTCCTCACTCCCCTGAGAACACGAGACCCATCTCGGGAGTGGGGACAATCCGGATAGACCAGGCCGTCATAGGCTCTTGCACAAACGGGCGCATGGAGGACATCAGGATTGCGGCCGAGGTCATGCGGGGGCGGCGGGTCCATCCCCATGTAAGGTGCCTCATATTCCCCGGGACGCAAGCCATATACCTGCAGGCGGTCAGGGAAGGTCTTGTGGAGGTCTTCATCGAGGCTGGTGCGATGGTGTCCGGCCCTACCTGCGGGCCTTGCCTCGGAGGTCACATGGGTGTGTTGAGCCGCGGGGAGCGGTGCATATCCACCACCAATCGGAACTTCGTTGGGAGGATGGGCCACCCAGAGAGTGAGGTATTCCTTGCGAACCCGGCAATTGCGGCAGCGTCAGCGATACTTGGGCGCATTGCGAGCCCTGAAGAACTCTGAGAGATACAGGCGAGGTGACGTGTCTTGGCTTTCAGGGGCACTGTGTGGAAGTTCGGAGACAACGTGGATACAGATGTGATCATACCGGCGCGCTATTTGAACTCTTCCGACCCCGCGCACCTGGCAAGACACTGCATGGAAGATGCTGACCCGGGGTTCGCTCCCCGGGTCAAACCGGGAGATATCGTGGTGGGTGGCAAGAACTTCGGGTGCGGGAGTTCCAGGGAGCACGCACCCATGGCCATCAGAGCTGTGGGGATCTCATGCGTGATCGCAGAGTCCTTCGCCCGGATCTTCTATCGGAACTCCATAAACATAGGCTTGCCTGTGCTGGAGGCCCCCGAAGCTGCCCGGGATGCGCAGCCCGGGGACACCCTAGAGGTCGACGTGGACCAGGGAGCAATCCGCAACGTGACTCAAAGAAAGGAATACCGGTCCGCCTCCTATCCGGAGTTCGTGCAGGAGATAATCAGAGCGGGCGGGCTGATCGAATACGTCAAGACGAGATTGATCAAGGAAGGGCGGGCCGACCGAAATGAATGAGTCCACGCGGATCGCCCTTCTCTCCGGCGATGGAATCGGGCCTGAGGTAGTCCGCGAGGCGGTCCGGGCACTCGAAACAGTCGGAGAAGTCTTCGGGCACAAGTTCCAGTTCATGACAGGCCTAATCGGCGGGGCCGCGATTGATGCTGCCGGGACTCCACTTCCCAGGGAGACCCTGGAATTGTGCCGTAGTTCCCGGTCTGTGATCCTGGGTGCTGTGGGAGGGCCGAGGTGGGAGGGTCTGCCCGGCCCCGAGCGGCCCGAAGCGGGCCTGCTCGGCTTGCGCAAGGGCCTTGGCGTATTCGCCAACCTCAGGCCCGTCAGGGTCCTCCCGTGCATGGCGGAGGCTTCGACGCTCAAACGTGAGACAGTGCAAGGAGTGGACCTCGTGGTGGTCAGGGAACTGACCGGTGGTCTCTATTTCGGCACCCCTCGAGGACGGTCCGGTGAAGGACCGCACACCTCTGCAGTGGACACCATGGTCTACTCCCGGCACGAAATTGAGAGGGTCGCAAGGGTCGCATTCAATCTTGCAGCGGGGCGGAGGAAGACCGTGACTTCTGTCGACAAAGCAAACGTCCTCGAGTGTTCACGGCTCTGGCGCGAAGTCGTGCAGGCTGTGGCGGCGGAGTATCCCGGAGTCCAGCTGAGCCACATGTACGTCGACAACATGGCCATGCAACTTGTCCGCAACCCGAGGCAGTTCGATGTGGTGCTCACGGAGAACATGTTCGGCGACATACTCAGCGACGAGGCTGCGATGCTGCCAGGATCCCTGGGGATGCTCCCCTCAGCGAGCCTCGGCCTGTCCGGGCCAGGCCTCTACGAGCCGATCCACGGCTCCGCGCCGGATATCGCGGGGCGGGGAGTGGCGAACCCGATTGCCGCGATCCTGTCTGCCGCGATGCTCCTCAGGCACTCCCTTTGTCTCATCAATGAGGCCCGGGCGGTGGAACACGCAGTAGAACGTGTTCTGAACATGGGCTACCGAACCCCTGACATCTGGCACGAAGGTGCGACGCAGGTTGGCACTGAGGGAATGGGTAGTCTGATCGCCCGAGAGATCGAGCGGATGGCACCTTCTCTTTGAGGACATCAAAATGACACCGCTCGGGCATCTCTCGCCGCCTCGGTCAGCTCAGGAGCGCTGTTATAGAACCCATCGCCTCTTGACATTCGCAAGCGATCCTGCGAACAGAAGCGCTGTCATCGCAGATAGAACTGAAAGGCTGACTCCGAAAGGTATCGATCCGCTCCCCGTGATAGCTGAACGCGCCAGGTCAACACCATAGGTCGGGGGCAAGATGAATGACAACGGGCGTACATACCACGGGAGATCGCCCAAAGGAACGAACAGGCCGCAGAGGAATATCATGGGGAATCTGAAGAAGTTGGAAAAGGTTTGAGCCTCGAACACCTCGCTCACCGAAACCGCGATGAATAAGGCGAGAAGCGTTGATGTCACTGCGGTGAATAACACGGCGGCAAACAGAGTGCCCCAATGGATTCCACCTAGATTCGTGACAAACAGCGCGAAGAGCATTGGCACGAAAGCGTTTGCGACCCCGAACAGTATGGCGCCGGACGTCTTGGCGAGTATCAGAAGGGTGAGCGATATAGGGGCGAGAAGCAGTCTGTTGAAAGAGGCACTGCGACGTTCGAAGGTTATGGTGACGGAAAGCATTGATGTAGTCCCGAACAGGACGGACATGATCATCACCCCCGGAAGGATGGATCGCACATCCACGGGTGTGGATGACCTCATGAAGAACGCCAGGGTCCACGCAACAGGGAAGATGATTCCCCAGCTGATGTTGGGGGGTTTGAGATAGTACGTGGTCATGTCTTTCCGAAGGATGCTCCAGAACGCGATCCAGGCCGTCATTTGCGTCTTCCCTCTTTTTCCTTGCTCATCTCTGCCGAGTCGATATTGGTGAGGGTAACAAACGCGCTCTCGAGTGTCGGCTTCACAAGGCGAGCCTCAAGGACCTTTGTCCCTCTGTCGTGC encodes the following:
- the leuC gene encoding 3-isopropylmalate dehydratase large subunit; protein product: MGMTITEKILAVHAERDSVKPGELVSVKVDMVLGNDITAPVAIDQFRKTGAKEVFDPDRIALVPDHFAPNRDIASAEQCARQRDFAREQNIRHYFEVGRMGIEHCLLPEKGLVGPGEVIIGADSHTCTYGALGAFATGVGSTDMAAAMALGETWLRVPETMKFVYKGTLGKWVMGKDLILNTIGEIGVDGALYRAMEFTGEAIRSLSMDSRFTMANMAVEAGAKNGIIEPDETTMDYVRQRSDSDYGLFKSDPDAEYTAVFEFDVTGMEPQVAFPHSPENTRPISGVGTIRIDQAVIGSCTNGRMEDIRIAAEVMRGRRVHPHVRCLIFPGTQAIYLQAVREGLVEVFIEAGAMVSGPTCGPCLGGHMGVLSRGERCISTTNRNFVGRMGHPESEVFLANPAIAAASAILGRIASPEEL
- the leuD gene encoding 3-isopropylmalate dehydratase small subunit — protein: MAFRGTVWKFGDNVDTDVIIPARYLNSSDPAHLARHCMEDADPGFAPRVKPGDIVVGGKNFGCGSSREHAPMAIRAVGISCVIAESFARIFYRNSINIGLPVLEAPEAARDAQPGDTLEVDVDQGAIRNVTQRKEYRSASYPEFVQEIIRAGGLIEYVKTRLIKEGRADRNE
- the leuB gene encoding 3-isopropylmalate dehydrogenase, with protein sequence MNESTRIALLSGDGIGPEVVREAVRALETVGEVFGHKFQFMTGLIGGAAIDAAGTPLPRETLELCRSSRSVILGAVGGPRWEGLPGPERPEAGLLGLRKGLGVFANLRPVRVLPCMAEASTLKRETVQGVDLVVVRELTGGLYFGTPRGRSGEGPHTSAVDTMVYSRHEIERVARVAFNLAAGRRKTVTSVDKANVLECSRLWREVVQAVAAEYPGVQLSHMYVDNMAMQLVRNPRQFDVVLTENMFGDILSDEAAMLPGSLGMLPSASLGLSGPGLYEPIHGSAPDIAGRGVANPIAAILSAAMLLRHSLCLINEARAVEHAVERVLNMGYRTPDIWHEGATQVGTEGMGSLIAREIERMAPSL
- a CDS encoding ABC transporter permease; translation: MTAWIAFWSILRKDMTTYYLKPPNISWGIIFPVAWTLAFFMRSSTPVDVRSILPGVMIMSVLFGTTSMLSVTITFERRSASFNRLLLAPISLTLLILAKTSGAILFGVANAFVPMLFALFVTNLGGIHWGTLFAAVLFTAVTSTLLALFIAVSVSEVFEAQTFSNFFRFPMIFLCGLFVPLGDLPWYVRPLSFILPPTYGVDLARSAITGSGSIPFGVSLSVLSAMTALLFAGSLANVKRRWVL